TCCTGATCTGCGGCAATGGCGGCAGCGCGGCCGACGCGCAACACTTTGCCGCGGAACTGACCGGACGCTACCGCCGGGAACGCCGCCCCCTGCCGGCCATCGCCCTGACCACAGACTCAAGTGCGCTGACCTGCATCGGCAACGACTACGCGTTCGAGGAGGTGTTTGCCCGGCAGGTTCAGGCCCTCGCCCAACCCGGTGATGTGCTGGTGGGCATCACCACCAGTGGGCGCAGTGCCAACGTCATTCGTGCGCTGGAAGCCGCCCGCAGGCGCGGAGCCTTTACCGTCGCCCTGACCGGAGAGGGCGGTGGCCCGGCGGCACAGTGCGCCGACGTGAGTCTGCGGGCACCAAGCGAGCACACCGCGCAGATCCAGGAAATCCACATTCTGCTGATTCACGTGCTGTGTGAGACCATCGATGACGCTTTTGTCGAGGACGCTCAGGCATGACGATCACGCCGAAGGCCGCTGTCTTTCACATGATCGGCAACGCCCATATAGACCCGGTGTGGCTGTGGAACTGGCAGGAAGGGTACCAGGAGATCAAGGCCACCTACCGCTCTGCGCTCGACCATCTCGCGGAACATCCAGGGTTTGTCTTCACGGCGTCATCGGCGGCCCATCACGCCTGGATCGCCGACAACGAGCCGGAAATGTTCGAGGAGATCCGGACGCGAGTCGCGGAGGGACGTTGGGCCCTGGTCGGCGGCTGGTGGGTCCAGGCCGACTGCAATCTCCCGAGTGGCGAAGGCTTTGTGCGCCAGGGACTGTATGGACAGCGTTTCTTTCACGCACAGTTCGGACGGACTGCCGACACCGGTTACAATCCTGACTCGTTTGGGCACGCTGGAACGCTGCCGCAGATCCTGCTCAAAAGTGGACTGACGCGATACACCTTTATGCGGCCCGGACCGCACGAACAGGCACTGCCCGCCCGACTGTTCTGGTGGGAGGGGCCTGACGGCTCCCGGGTCCTGACCTTCCGGATTCCCTACGAGTATTGTACCTGGGGCAAAGACCTTGAAGCGCACATTCGCAAATGCACCACCGAGCTCAGCGGCAGCGTCTCCGAGCTGATGTGTTTTTATGGCGTCGGAAATCACGGGGGTGGCCCCACCACCGAGAACCTCGCGTCCATCGCGCGCCTGAATGGGGCGGCCGACCTTCCAGAGTTGCGCCTGAGCGCTCCGTCGCAGTATTTCGATGCCGTGCAGGACGCTAGCGTGCCGGTGTGGATCAACGAGCTGCAGCATCACGCGGTCGGCTGCTACGCCGCGCACTCAGGCGTCAAACGCTGGAACCGCGCGGCTGAGCTCGCGTTGGTGCGCGCCGAGAAGATCGCCGCACTGTCCACAGCCCTGACCGGCCTCCCGTACCCCCACGCCGATCTGGAGCGCGCCTGGAAACGGGTGTTGTTCAATCAGTTTCACGACATTCTGGCAGGCACCTCGATTGAGAGTGCCTACGAGGACGCCCGCAATGAGTACGGTGAGGCGCTGGCGACCGCCCAGCACCTCACGAATGCGGCCCTGCAGCGAATCAGCTGGCGCGTGACGGTGCCGCGCGTGGAGGGGAGCAAACCGTACGTGGTCTTTAACCCGCACCCCTGGGCGACGCGCGTTCCCATCGAACACGAAACGGGCGGTGTCCCCGAAGAGTTCACGGTGACTGATGACAGCGGCCAGCCGGTGCCAGCACAGCGCGTGCGCTCGGAAGCGACGGTCACCGGCTGGCGTAAGCGCCTGACGTGGATGGCCGAATTGCCGCCCTTCGGGTACCGCACCTACACGGTCCGGCCCGAAGCCGGGCCTGAAACCTTGCAGGTCGACGCGAGCGACCTACATCTGGAGAATGCCGCGTTCCGGCTGGAGATCGATCCCCAGACCGGCGGCATCGCGCGTCTGCTCGACAAACGCAGCGGAGCGGAGGTCTTCAGCGACACGGCTGCGTTCGGGACTGTCATGGACGATCCATCTGACACCTGGAGTCACGCGCTGCTGCGCTACGACGCTGTTGTCGGCCGGTTCGCAGACGCGACAAGCGCCGTCTTGGAGCACGGTCCGGTCCGAAGCACCATCCGCACCGTC
The genomic region above belongs to Deinococcus humi and contains:
- a CDS encoding alpha-mannosidase, which translates into the protein MTITPKAAVFHMIGNAHIDPVWLWNWQEGYQEIKATYRSALDHLAEHPGFVFTASSAAHHAWIADNEPEMFEEIRTRVAEGRWALVGGWWVQADCNLPSGEGFVRQGLYGQRFFHAQFGRTADTGYNPDSFGHAGTLPQILLKSGLTRYTFMRPGPHEQALPARLFWWEGPDGSRVLTFRIPYEYCTWGKDLEAHIRKCTTELSGSVSELMCFYGVGNHGGGPTTENLASIARLNGAADLPELRLSAPSQYFDAVQDASVPVWINELQHHAVGCYAAHSGVKRWNRAAELALVRAEKIAALSTALTGLPYPHADLERAWKRVLFNQFHDILAGTSIESAYEDARNEYGEALATAQHLTNAALQRISWRVTVPRVEGSKPYVVFNPHPWATRVPIEHETGGVPEEFTVTDDSGQPVPAQRVRSEATVTGWRKRLTWMAELPPFGYRTYTVRPEAGPETLQVDASDLHLENAAFRLEIDPQTGGIARLLDKRSGAEVFSDTAAFGTVMDDPSDTWSHALLRYDAVVGRFADATSAVLEHGPVRSTIRTVSRFGRSTLTQDYILYAAQPHIEVRVRVDWHEQHRVLKLNFPTHLHFPEATFEAPYGVTTRPTTGDEQPGQRWIDLSGVHRPSGVIRGLSLINDAKYSYHALDADIGLTVLRSPVIAHHDPYVPSEGGDYRFMDQGEQQFTYWLYPHAGTWRDAGTPREAAVFTERPLVIPETYHDGPFAPAASFMQVEPANAQITVFKRAENNHGYVLRLVETQGRPIRAQVDLPLLTCSFETELGAFEIKTVLIPDSGGPAQVINLTELEVLGQT
- the gmhA gene encoding D-sedoheptulose 7-phosphate isomerase; the encoded protein is MTLATEHLHSYIDRHRQALDRLAGLAPEVRLTAQACVDALQRGNKLLICGNGGSAADAQHFAAELTGRYRRERRPLPAIALTTDSSALTCIGNDYAFEEVFARQVQALAQPGDVLVGITTSGRSANVIRALEAARRRGAFTVALTGEGGGPAAQCADVSLRAPSEHTAQIQEIHILLIHVLCETIDDAFVEDAQA